GGTTCGTTAACTTTAGCTCCTATCGCAATAGGTGCGTCTCTTAGAGTGAGTACAAACTAAAATGTGGAAGTGGTTACATCCCTACGCCGATCCTGAAAAGGCGTATCAACTGTCAGGTAAGTTGCTGCCTTGGTTCAGCATTCTGGCACTTGGCTTTATTCTGACCGGAACGATCTGGGGGCTGATGTTTGCACCAACAGATTACCAACAGGGTGATAGCTATCGAATCATCTTTATTCATGTACCAGCGGCATCTATGTCGATGGCGGCCTATATGAGTATGGCTGTAGCGGCCTTTATTGGCCTGGTATGGCAGATAAAAGCGGCTGACTGGGCGGCAGCTTCGATTGCCCCGATCGGTGCAGTGATTACCTTTATTGCTTTATTTACCGGCTCGGCATGGGGTAAACCTATGTGGGGAACTTGGTGGGTATGGGATGCCCGCTTAACCTCTGAATTGGTATTGCTCTTCCTCTATCTCGGGGTGATATCTCTGTATGCCTCCTTTGAAGACAAAGTGTTAGCAGCTCGCGCTGCTGGTATCTTGGCGATTGTTGGGGTTATTAACGTTCCTATCATCAAATACTCAGTGGAGTGGTGGAGTTCACTGCACCAAGGCGACACGATTAAAATTACCGAAAAATCAGCAATGCCCAACGATATGTTAATCCCACTGCTTATTAATATTCTGGGATTTGGTCTGATGATTGGAGCTCTGACCCTGGTACGTTTCCGTGCTGAAATTCTGGCGCGAAACGGTATGCGTCCTTGGGTCCGTAAGCTGGCTCAGGCACAAGGAGTTAAATAATGCAGTTTGATTCTATCAGTGACTTTTTCCATATGGGTGGCTACGCATTTTATGTCTGGCTGGCCTATGGCGTAACCTTTGCCTGCATATTGGGATTGGTTATACAAAGCTGCGGACAAAAAGGCAGAGTGTTAAAACATATCGCGCAAAAACTGGCACGCGAAGAGCGCCTAAAACAACATCGGAGTAGCAATGAATCCAAGACGTAAAAAGAGACTTATTCTGGCAGTTGCCCTGGTTGCGGGTGTTGCAGGCATTGCCTCTCTACTGCTATATGCCCTGAATTCAAACCTAAACCTATTTTTCACCCCAACAGAGATTATTCAGGGGAAAAAGGATACAGGTTTGTTACCTGAAGTTGGTCAGCGTATCCGAGTCGGTGGCATGGTCACAATTGGCTCACTTAAACGCGATCCTAAAAGCTTGGACGTTGAGTTTAAAGTACATGATGCCTCAGGCGGTGAAATCACCGTGACTTACGACGATCTGCTGCCAGATCTGTTCCGTGAAGGACAGGGTATTGTGGCACAAGGGGTACTAGAAAAAGGCAATGTGCTCAAAGCAACAGAAGTGCTGGCTAAGCATGATGAAAACTATATGCCACCTGAAGTAGCTGAAGCCATGGATAAATCCCATGAGAAACTTAGCTATGGTGAAGGCCAAACTGACGCAAAATAATTGCTGATATCACTTTAAGCCCTCCCTGTGAGGGCTTTTTTATATCTATATCTAGCAGATAATCATCATGCGCTAAGAAGCTACAAAAACGATTAAATTTATTCCCACCAAGAGTTTCACCGTTCAGAAGAAAGCGCCTTAAAGGCTATTTAAACGCGCCAAAATCGCAATATTCACTACAACCCGCTCAGCTTGCGGCTATTGCAGTGCCAATAATAAGGAATGAAGACCATCCACTTACCGCAGTCTTTAGTCATAAATAAGCTCAAAAATCGATTACAGAGTAAGGCGCAATAAAGCTGCGCGATCGATTCATCACGAAAATATATGCAGTGATTAAATTGGTATATTTAGTACCAAACCTCCATACAGCACGGTAAGTTGTCTATAGAAAGAAATATTGCAAAAGAATACTGAAATAAAATAGCTATAAAATTAGCTATTAGCTGTAACTCGCTTCATCACTACAGTCTAGGGGGACTAACGTGTCTAAAGCCTGATAGTGAATCAACCTAGCAGTAGAGGAAGACGGGGTATTTGGGAAAGGATGAGCAGCCGGTATCGTATCAAACAAAAACAGATAAATTTCAGGCAGAAAAAAACCGGACACAGGGTCCGGTTTTTCTTTGCAGCCTAAGATTACTCAGCAGCAGCTTCAGCTTCTACAGCTTGAGCAGCTTCTGGACGACCTACCAGCTCGATGTAAGCCATAGGGGCTTTATCACCGGCACGCAGACCGCACTTCAGGATGCGGGTGTAACCACCAGGACGTTCCTGGTAGCGTGGACCCAATTCGTTAAACAGTTTACCTACGATTTCTTGATCGCGGGTACGAGCAAACGCCAGACGACGGTTTGCAACGCTGTCACTTTTAGCAAGTGTTATCAGAGGCTCAACTACGCGACGCAGTTCTTTCGCCTTCACTACGGTTGTCTTGATAATTTCATGACGAACCAGTGAAGAAGCCATGTTACGGAACATAGCTTGGCGATGGCTGCTATTGCGGTTAAGTTGACGACCACTCTTACGATGGCGCATGACCTAATCCTTATAACCTAAATCTGTACAAACCTGGGACTTATAGGTCGTCAGCCAAACTAGCTGGAGGCCAGTTTTCTAGACGCATACCTAACGACAGTCCGCGAGATGCCAACACGTCCTTGATCTCGGTAAGAGATTTCTTACCCAGGTTAGGAGTTTTGAGCAGCTCAACTTCAGTGCGCTGTACCAGATCACCGATGTAATGAATCGCTTCGGCCTTCAGACAGTTAGCCGAACGTACAGTTAGCTCTAAATCGTCGACAGGACGCAACAGAATCGGATCGAATTCTGGCTTCTCTTCTTTCTGCTCTGGCTCAGAAACATCGCGCAGCTCAACAAACGCATCCAGCTGTTCAGCCAGAATAGTTGCAGAACGACGGATAGCTTCTTCTGGATCGATAGTACCGTTAGTGGTCATATCAATTACCAGCTTATCCAAGTCAGTACGCTGTTCAACACGAGCAGCTTCAACATTGTAAGCAATGCGGGCTACAGGTGAAAAAGAAGCATCAACCAACAGGCGACCGATTGGGCGATCATCGTCTTCAGTTTGTGCACGAGCAGAAGCTGGTACATAACCGCGACCACGCTCAACACGAATACGCATGCTGATATCATGATTACCAGTCAGATGACAGATAACATGCTCAGGATTCATGATGGTTACATCACCATCGTGGGTGATATCTGCTGCGGTGACAGGGCCTGCGCCGGACTTGCTCAAAGTGAGCATAGCCTCGTCTTTACCCTCGATGATCACAGCTAAACCTTTTAGGTTCAGTAAGATCTCAAGGATATCTTCTTGTACGCCTTCCTTGCTGCTGTATTCATGCAGCACGCCATC
This region of Shewanella sp. NFH-SH190041 genomic DNA includes:
- a CDS encoding heme ABC transporter permease, whose product is MWKWLHPYADPEKAYQLSGKLLPWFSILALGFILTGTIWGLMFAPTDYQQGDSYRIIFIHVPAASMSMAAYMSMAVAAFIGLVWQIKAADWAAASIAPIGAVITFIALFTGSAWGKPMWGTWWVWDARLTSELVLLFLYLGVISLYASFEDKVLAARAAGILAIVGVINVPIIKYSVEWWSSLHQGDTIKITEKSAMPNDMLIPLLINILGFGLMIGALTLVRFRAEILARNGMRPWVRKLAQAQGVK
- the ccmD gene encoding heme exporter protein CcmD: MQFDSISDFFHMGGYAFYVWLAYGVTFACILGLVIQSCGQKGRVLKHIAQKLAREERLKQHRSSNESKT
- the ccmE gene encoding cytochrome c maturation protein CcmE — protein: MNPRRKKRLILAVALVAGVAGIASLLLYALNSNLNLFFTPTEIIQGKKDTGLLPEVGQRIRVGGMVTIGSLKRDPKSLDVEFKVHDASGGEITVTYDDLLPDLFREGQGIVAQGVLEKGNVLKATEVLAKHDENYMPPEVAEAMDKSHEKLSYGEGQTDAK
- the rplQ gene encoding 50S ribosomal protein L17, translated to MRHRKSGRQLNRNSSHRQAMFRNMASSLVRHEIIKTTVVKAKELRRVVEPLITLAKSDSVANRRLAFARTRDQEIVGKLFNELGPRYQERPGGYTRILKCGLRAGDKAPMAYIELVGRPEAAQAVEAEAAAE
- a CDS encoding DNA-directed RNA polymerase subunit alpha produces the protein MQGSVTEFLKPRLVDIEQVNPTRAKVTLEPLERGFGHTLGNALRRILLSSMPGCAVTEVEIDGVLHEYSSKEGVQEDILEILLNLKGLAVIIEGKDEAMLTLSKSGAGPVTAADITHDGDVTIMNPEHVICHLTGNHDISMRIRVERGRGYVPASARAQTEDDDRPIGRLLVDASFSPVARIAYNVEAARVEQRTDLDKLVIDMTTNGTIDPEEAIRRSATILAEQLDAFVELRDVSEPEQKEEKPEFDPILLRPVDDLELTVRSANCLKAEAIHYIGDLVQRTEVELLKTPNLGKKSLTEIKDVLASRGLSLGMRLENWPPASLADDL